The following proteins come from a genomic window of Pirellula staleyi DSM 6068:
- a CDS encoding efflux RND transporter permease subunit: protein MLSHLIRLSLRHRPLVVVACIVLLLYGSYLATTLPIDVFPDLDRPRVVLLTECPGLATEEVEKLVTQPLEASLLGAAGVQDVRSQSTAGLCVIFVEFDWEIDVRLARQTVQERLSTVASMLPEGIQPQLTPTASIMGQIVIAGLSQQRGPQGGDLAPVEFTTYWAERVLRGTEPPSLTIWNVVDRNDPTTWKKLVSTNLQWQATPERSSDPQLVSTASDAASSVTATESYAAATFEIAGTLHRTSFPTQLENLIAMRDLADWIIRPRIRKIPGIAEVFIQGGERKQYQVRIHPQALQEYGVTLAEVQHAITESNLNTSGGFSRDGEMELPIRIVGRLGPTTSDILKQLREIPVKHTPARPILLEQVAEVGIGATYKRGDGAVNGSPGVVFTLAKQPHVDTRKITEQIESTLEDIEGTLPANLQLHSKLFQLRNFIDRGIFNVGEALVIGAFLVLIVLMLFLLNVRTTFITLTAIPLSLVITTLVFRIISAVTGAPLSINVMTLGGLAVAMGELVDDAIVDVENIFRRLHENSRLEKPLPSILVVYRASQEVRSAIVFGTAVVILVFLPLFALSGVEGRLFAPLGLAYIISILASLVVSLTVTPVLSSYLLPQATTSHHAQESKLLVLLKKLATPLLRLSLAQAPMLLIITWIAFAIAAWQLAGLGRNFLPAFDEGSVQINVSLPAGSSLDASTLLASSVDNKLRSWQKSPDNPDGEILHFVRRTGRAELDEHAMPVSASEYIVTMNPESARHREEVIEDLLHELREDAPGVDIEIEQPLAHLISHMVSGVYAQIAVKIYGDDLDTLLESAARVKLVLGEIEGITPPVVEPIQQASELHIELRGNDLAHYGVTRGEIAEQLETALQGRVVSQVLEGERRFDLLVKLENTSHREADLQQLLIALPDNRGDVQLSELANVNTDVAGPTALFRENARRRIVIRCNTQGRDLSSAVAEIREKLGKNVTLPPGYFIEFGGQFESQERATFLIMMLAGVSVVGMLVVLMLLYPSLRVALQILNALPTAFIGGVAALVITDQTLSVASLVGFISLGGIAVRNGVLLVTHYVHLMREEQEAFSADMIIRGSLERLAPVLMTALTAGIGLVPLVLGGNEPGREILYPVATVILGGLVTSTLCEFLIHPGLFWWFSGKDAARLARHELADDPLAMADEPTPTSVPASPAH from the coding sequence ATGCTCAGCCATTTGATTCGTCTATCGCTACGCCATCGTCCGCTGGTAGTTGTCGCGTGCATTGTGCTGCTCCTATACGGCAGCTATCTCGCCACCACTTTGCCGATCGATGTCTTTCCCGATCTTGATCGCCCGCGCGTGGTGCTGCTTACCGAGTGCCCCGGACTGGCAACCGAAGAGGTTGAAAAACTTGTCACACAGCCACTCGAAGCATCGCTCCTGGGCGCTGCTGGCGTTCAGGATGTACGAAGCCAATCGACAGCCGGGCTGTGCGTCATTTTCGTCGAATTCGACTGGGAAATCGACGTGCGCCTCGCGCGGCAAACCGTACAAGAACGGCTCTCCACCGTTGCATCGATGCTTCCTGAAGGTATTCAGCCGCAGCTTACTCCGACGGCGTCGATCATGGGCCAAATCGTGATTGCCGGACTCTCGCAGCAACGGGGCCCTCAAGGTGGCGATTTAGCGCCGGTGGAATTCACCACCTACTGGGCCGAGCGTGTTTTGCGAGGGACCGAGCCTCCCTCACTTACCATTTGGAATGTGGTCGATCGCAACGATCCTACGACCTGGAAAAAGCTGGTTTCCACCAACTTGCAATGGCAGGCCACCCCCGAGCGCTCGAGCGATCCTCAGCTCGTCAGTACTGCGTCTGATGCTGCGTCATCCGTTACTGCAACCGAAAGTTATGCCGCAGCAACCTTCGAGATCGCGGGGACACTTCACCGCACCAGCTTTCCGACGCAGCTCGAAAATCTGATCGCCATGCGCGATCTGGCCGACTGGATCATCCGTCCCAGAATTCGCAAAATCCCCGGGATTGCCGAGGTTTTCATCCAAGGTGGAGAGCGCAAACAGTATCAAGTGCGGATTCATCCGCAAGCCCTTCAGGAGTACGGCGTCACGCTAGCCGAGGTGCAGCATGCGATCACTGAGAGCAACCTAAATACGAGCGGCGGCTTCTCGCGCGACGGCGAAATGGAACTTCCCATACGCATCGTCGGTCGACTTGGTCCCACCACTAGTGATATCCTCAAGCAGCTGCGCGAGATCCCGGTGAAACATACTCCCGCCCGACCGATTTTGCTCGAGCAAGTTGCTGAAGTCGGAATTGGTGCCACCTACAAACGTGGCGATGGCGCGGTGAATGGCTCGCCTGGAGTCGTCTTTACTTTGGCCAAGCAGCCGCACGTCGACACGCGAAAAATCACCGAGCAGATCGAAAGCACGCTCGAGGATATCGAAGGCACTTTGCCCGCCAATCTTCAGCTACACAGCAAACTCTTTCAGCTGCGCAACTTCATCGATCGAGGGATCTTTAACGTCGGGGAAGCGCTGGTGATCGGTGCCTTCTTGGTGCTGATTGTGCTGATGCTCTTCCTGCTGAATGTTCGCACCACGTTCATCACTCTCACTGCGATTCCCCTATCGCTCGTCATTACGACCCTGGTGTTTCGAATTATCAGCGCCGTCACCGGTGCCCCCCTTTCGATCAACGTGATGACCCTTGGTGGACTTGCCGTGGCGATGGGGGAACTGGTCGACGATGCAATTGTCGACGTCGAGAATATTTTTCGTCGTTTGCACGAGAACAGCCGACTGGAAAAACCACTGCCGTCGATTTTGGTGGTCTATCGCGCAAGCCAGGAAGTTCGATCGGCCATTGTCTTTGGAACGGCCGTGGTCATTCTTGTTTTTCTGCCACTGTTTGCGCTTTCGGGGGTCGAAGGACGCCTCTTTGCGCCACTCGGCTTGGCCTACATCATTTCGATTCTTGCATCGCTGGTTGTTTCCCTCACCGTGACGCCGGTCTTGTCGTCGTACCTCCTGCCGCAAGCAACCACATCGCACCATGCTCAGGAGAGCAAGCTCCTGGTGCTCCTCAAAAAACTTGCCACCCCTCTGCTCCGACTGAGTCTGGCCCAAGCCCCCATGCTGCTCATCATCACCTGGATTGCGTTTGCGATTGCTGCGTGGCAACTGGCGGGACTTGGACGCAACTTTTTGCCTGCTTTCGACGAAGGAAGTGTGCAGATTAATGTCTCGCTCCCCGCTGGTTCATCACTCGATGCCTCGACCCTGCTGGCTTCGAGCGTCGACAACAAACTCCGCTCGTGGCAAAAATCGCCCGACAATCCCGACGGCGAAATCCTGCACTTTGTACGTCGCACAGGGCGAGCTGAACTCGACGAACATGCCATGCCGGTGAGCGCGAGTGAATATATCGTGACGATGAATCCCGAGAGTGCTCGGCATCGTGAAGAGGTGATTGAAGACTTGCTGCACGAACTGCGCGAGGATGCGCCGGGGGTCGATATCGAAATCGAACAGCCTCTTGCACATCTGATTAGTCACATGGTTTCCGGCGTTTATGCACAGATTGCCGTGAAGATCTACGGCGACGATCTTGACACACTGCTCGAGTCAGCAGCGCGCGTGAAACTTGTCCTCGGAGAGATCGAAGGGATCACGCCTCCGGTAGTGGAACCGATTCAGCAAGCCTCGGAACTTCATATCGAACTTCGTGGCAACGACCTAGCACACTATGGCGTCACGCGCGGCGAAATTGCCGAGCAACTCGAAACGGCCCTGCAAGGTCGTGTAGTTTCCCAAGTGCTCGAAGGAGAGCGCCGGTTTGATCTGCTTGTGAAACTCGAGAACACCAGCCACCGCGAGGCCGATCTGCAGCAACTCCTGATTGCACTTCCCGATAATCGCGGTGATGTGCAGCTGAGCGAACTTGCCAACGTGAATACCGATGTAGCAGGTCCGACCGCTCTCTTCCGCGAAAACGCACGCCGCCGAATCGTCATTCGCTGCAATACTCAAGGTCGCGACCTGAGTTCGGCTGTCGCGGAAATACGAGAAAAACTCGGCAAAAACGTCACACTTCCCCCTGGATACTTCATCGAGTTCGGCGGCCAATTCGAAAGCCAAGAGCGGGCCACGTTTCTCATCATGATGCTGGCTGGTGTCAGTGTGGTGGGGATGCTGGTGGTGCTGATGCTGCTCTATCCTTCGCTGCGTGTCGCCTTACAAATTCTCAATGCCTTGCCCACAGCTTTTATCGGCGGTGTGGCTGCGCTGGTGATCACCGATCAAACGTTGTCGGTGGCAAGCCTCGTGGGGTTCATCTCGCTGGGGGGTATTGCGGTTCGCAACGGTGTCCTCTTGGTCACGCACTACGTCCATCTCATGCGAGAAGAGCAGGAAGCCTTTAGCGCCGACATGATCATCCGCGGAAGTCTCGAGCGGCTAGCGCCGGTTCTGATGACCGCACTCACCGCTGGCATCGGTCTTGTGCCACTGGTGCTCGGTGGTAATGAACCGGGGCGTGAAATCCTCTACCCCGTGGCCACCGTGATTCTCGGGGGACTCGTCACGTCGACGCTGTGCGAGTTCCTCATCCATCCAGGACTCTTCTGGTGGTTCAGCGGAAAAGATGCTGCCCGACTCGCGCGTCATGAATTGGCCGACGATCCTCTCGCGATGGCCGACGAACCAACACCCACGTCTGTCCCAGCCTCACCAGCCCACTAG
- a CDS encoding heavy-metal-associated domain-containing protein — protein sequence MSLLSRRSLLLAAAALTIAGLGSSVEARAESPAITYTTIQVKSMHCDACAKKIARKLYAIPGVVEVRADVPKNIAYVVPQKDKVLSPKQMWEAVEAAGFPVASLTGPTGTFQTKPR from the coding sequence ATGTCGCTACTCTCACGTCGCTCGCTTCTCCTCGCAGCAGCCGCACTCACGATTGCCGGACTGGGCTCTAGCGTCGAAGCTCGCGCCGAGTCCCCTGCGATTACCTACACCACGATTCAGGTGAAGAGCATGCACTGCGACGCGTGCGCCAAAAAAATCGCTCGCAAGCTCTACGCGATTCCTGGCGTGGTGGAAGTGCGGGCCGATGTGCCCAAAAACATTGCCTACGTTGTGCCACAGAAGGACAAAGTTCTTTCTCCAAAGCAGATGTGGGAAGCTGTGGAAGCAGCCGGCTTTCCCGTCGCTAGTCTGACCGGCCCGACCGGGACGTTCCAAACGAAGCCACGCTAA
- a CDS encoding polysaccharide pyruvyl transferase family protein has protein sequence MLRRDFIAQSTLSALALSLSATSSLRGDETKKPLHIVLRSSWQVVNIGDIAHTPGVLALLEKHIPEAQVTLWASRDLTDEVAAMEHKRFPKLKIVKGSISADGKASSAELQEVLDSADFLLHGSGPSLVAEKDVAAFDKHWKKPFGIYGITYSGGNAETRALISRARFAYFRDSVSLALAKQEGISSPIMEFGPDGAFAVDLANEEAAAKFVKESGLEPRKFLCCIPRNRFTPYWRIHGREMTDVQKERLVRNNEMAEHDHAILREAITRLVKEADQRVLLCPEDMSQMLIGKEHVYDKLPDDVKPRVVWREKFWLTDEALSVYRLSAGLFGLEMHSPIMCIGNGIPAIVGRFSEQTSKGFMWKDIGLAEWLFDFDNADDVSRYAATVLEMATKPEAAAERVKKAQQVVTGRQEATMQQLRKEVGLA, from the coding sequence ATGCTGCGCCGCGATTTCATTGCTCAATCCACGTTATCAGCCCTCGCTCTCTCGCTGAGCGCCACCTCCTCACTGCGGGGAGATGAGACTAAGAAACCGCTTCACATCGTGCTGCGTAGTTCGTGGCAAGTGGTGAATATCGGCGACATTGCTCACACGCCGGGGGTACTTGCGCTGCTCGAAAAACACATTCCCGAGGCCCAGGTAACGCTGTGGGCCTCGCGCGATTTGACGGACGAAGTGGCGGCGATGGAGCACAAGCGGTTCCCCAAGCTGAAGATCGTGAAGGGCTCGATCAGTGCCGATGGGAAAGCGAGTTCGGCGGAACTTCAAGAGGTGCTCGACTCCGCCGATTTCCTGCTACATGGGAGTGGTCCTTCACTGGTCGCCGAGAAGGATGTCGCTGCGTTTGACAAGCACTGGAAGAAGCCGTTTGGCATCTACGGCATCACCTACAGCGGAGGGAACGCGGAAACACGTGCGCTCATCTCGCGGGCTCGGTTTGCCTACTTTCGCGACTCGGTTTCCCTGGCACTGGCCAAACAAGAAGGGATCAGTTCGCCGATCATGGAGTTTGGTCCCGACGGCGCTTTTGCGGTCGATCTCGCGAATGAAGAGGCTGCCGCTAAGTTTGTGAAAGAGAGCGGACTCGAGCCACGGAAGTTTCTCTGCTGCATTCCGCGAAACCGATTTACCCCTTATTGGCGGATTCATGGCCGCGAGATGACCGACGTGCAAAAAGAGCGGCTGGTGCGCAACAACGAGATGGCGGAACACGATCACGCCATTTTGCGCGAGGCGATCACTCGGCTGGTGAAAGAAGCAGACCAGCGTGTGCTACTTTGTCCCGAAGACATGAGTCAGATGCTGATCGGCAAAGAACATGTTTACGACAAATTGCCCGACGATGTGAAGCCGCGTGTAGTGTGGCGCGAGAAGTTCTGGCTCACCGATGAAGCGCTGAGTGTCTATCGACTCTCGGCGGGGCTTTTTGGACTCGAAATGCATTCCCCCATCATGTGCATCGGCAACGGAATTCCAGCGATCGTCGGCCGATTCTCCGAGCAGACAAGTAAGGGATTCATGTGGAAGGATATTGGCCTGGCCGAGTGGCTGTTCGATTTCGATAACGCCGACGATGTGTCGCGGTATGCAGCCACGGTGCTCGAGATGGCCACGAAGCCCGAAGCTGCTGCAGAGCGTGTGAAGAAGGCGCAGCAGGTGGTAACTGGTCGCCAAGAGGCAACGATGCAACAGCTTCGCAAAGAGGTGGGACTTGCGTAG
- a CDS encoding arsenate reductase ArsC: MVMIALGLFQIQNGLANRTTSTMETSSKTPKKLLFVCIENSNRSQMAEAFARMLGGEGVEAYSSGSKPSGKVNPKAIAAMRELNYDLSKHLSKPLSDLPPGPYDAVVTMGCGDSCPHIPAKRREDWQIPDPKHLQPAEFNEVRDLIRSKVASLIQSLDD; the protein is encoded by the coding sequence ATGGTGATGATCGCGCTCGGACTGTTTCAAATCCAAAACGGACTTGCGAATCGCACTACATCCACGATGGAAACGTCTTCCAAAACGCCGAAAAAACTACTGTTTGTCTGCATCGAGAACAGCAATCGGAGCCAGATGGCCGAGGCCTTTGCGCGCATGCTCGGCGGAGAGGGTGTGGAGGCGTATAGCAGCGGCTCGAAGCCCTCAGGGAAGGTGAACCCCAAAGCAATCGCTGCCATGCGCGAGCTGAACTACGACCTTTCGAAACATCTCTCCAAACCGCTGAGCGATCTTCCACCAGGACCGTACGACGCCGTCGTTACGATGGGGTGTGGCGATTCGTGCCCGCATATCCCCGCGAAGCGCCGCGAGGATTGGCAAATTCCCGATCCCAAACATTTGCAGCCGGCTGAGTTTAACGAAGTGCGCGACTTGATTCGCAGCAAAGTAGCGAGCCTCATCCAGTCGCTGGATGACTAA
- a CDS encoding aquaporin — MKQLCLAEAIGTYALVFSGTGAIVINTISGGAITHVGIALTFGLIVMAMIYAFGDISGCHINPAVTIAMTVAGRFPLSKLVPYIASQAVGAVLASLTLRLLFRSHPEVIEAGLGGTFPFAEGSDLQSFVLEFILTFLLMYVVLCVSTGAKEKGIMAGAAIGAVVALEAMFAGPICGASMNPIRSFGPAVVSGRLDSLWVYLTAPTLGAIVAVFVFNFMGAAPTPENLAEVGSKPTKKRS; from the coding sequence ATGAAGCAACTTTGTCTTGCCGAAGCGATCGGCACCTATGCCCTGGTGTTCTCCGGAACGGGGGCGATCGTCATCAACACGATCTCTGGTGGGGCGATCACCCATGTCGGGATCGCGCTGACGTTCGGTCTCATCGTCATGGCGATGATCTACGCCTTTGGCGACATCTCCGGTTGTCATATCAATCCGGCTGTCACGATCGCAATGACCGTCGCAGGGCGATTTCCGCTATCAAAACTGGTTCCCTACATCGCCTCGCAGGCTGTCGGCGCGGTGCTGGCCAGCCTCACCTTGCGGCTGCTCTTTCGCAGCCATCCCGAAGTGATCGAAGCGGGACTAGGCGGAACATTTCCGTTTGCAGAAGGAAGCGACCTACAGTCGTTCGTACTCGAGTTCATCCTCACGTTTTTGCTAATGTATGTCGTCCTTTGTGTTTCGACTGGAGCAAAAGAAAAAGGGATCATGGCCGGTGCCGCCATTGGAGCCGTGGTGGCGCTCGAAGCGATGTTTGCCGGACCCATTTGCGGTGCATCGATGAACCCGATCCGTTCATTCGGCCCTGCCGTGGTGAGTGGCCGACTCGATAGTCTGTGGGTCTATCTCACCGCTCCCACGCTCGGCGCGATTGTCGCCGTTTTCGTCTTCAATTTCATGGGAGCCGCTCCAACTCCCGAAAATCTCGCGGAAGTCGGCAGCAAGCCTACGAAGAAACGTTCGTAA
- a CDS encoding alpha/beta hydrolase: MIVRIAICLLLVVACGASFAPKTSAADLPDSIELQADLVYAQRGDRALHLDLFRPAKLAAEVKLPAVVLVHGGGWINGDRTKFHRYAQTLAQRGFAVAAIEYRLAGEAKFPAAVQDTVESIVWLRKNADKFQIDPAKIAAVGGSAGGHLVALAAAGGAHEKFAPAGLSADDRARLTQLAACVVMAGPLDLARGTVADKSRKSDPPSNATIWTGKTILEAPELYELGSPRAHFTKETPPILVQVGELDHPENYLVPLATLREAGGTGTQMVYAEGKHGCWNNPRWMKPMIDDVCKFLATSMKLEEQANSRDFVEAAPIKIEHFSDRVELVLGDASQFAGKSIDVPMLGVPVGRIYAKGQDPEAKSDWKLQPEIDRWIITPPAGALPATGEARIVIETIDRTLVGDVPSVAMPDAERIVNLPAHRATVVGKKLRYEPQPHKNTVGYWTEVDDRASWKLFLPAGTYDVEVHQGCGKGHGGSEVDIAVGDQIVSMVVEDTGHFQNFKPRVIGRVTIEKPITTSLEIRPKKKAAAAVMDVRLIRLIPAT, translated from the coding sequence ATGATCGTCCGCATTGCTATCTGTTTGCTGCTGGTGGTTGCTTGTGGCGCGAGCTTCGCGCCGAAGACATCGGCTGCCGATCTGCCTGATTCGATCGAGCTTCAAGCCGACCTTGTGTATGCCCAGCGTGGCGATCGGGCGCTGCATCTCGACTTGTTTCGCCCCGCGAAACTTGCAGCGGAAGTGAAGTTGCCTGCTGTCGTGCTGGTGCATGGTGGCGGCTGGATTAACGGGGACCGGACAAAGTTTCATCGCTATGCGCAAACGCTTGCTCAGCGTGGCTTTGCCGTCGCCGCCATCGAGTATCGTTTGGCGGGGGAAGCGAAGTTTCCCGCAGCAGTGCAGGACACCGTGGAGTCGATTGTCTGGCTCCGCAAAAATGCCGACAAATTTCAGATCGATCCCGCCAAAATTGCTGCCGTGGGTGGATCGGCTGGCGGGCATCTCGTAGCACTTGCTGCAGCGGGTGGTGCGCACGAGAAGTTTGCCCCCGCCGGTTTGTCGGCCGACGATCGCGCGCGGCTCACGCAACTGGCGGCGTGTGTGGTGATGGCAGGTCCACTCGATCTAGCGCGCGGAACCGTAGCCGATAAATCGCGTAAATCGGATCCTCCGTCGAACGCCACTATCTGGACCGGCAAAACGATTCTTGAAGCGCCTGAACTTTATGAACTCGGTTCACCGCGCGCTCACTTCACCAAGGAAACTCCGCCAATTCTGGTGCAAGTGGGTGAGCTCGATCATCCCGAAAACTACCTCGTGCCACTTGCCACTTTGCGTGAAGCGGGTGGGACTGGCACGCAAATGGTTTATGCCGAAGGGAAGCATGGCTGCTGGAACAATCCACGCTGGATGAAGCCGATGATCGACGATGTTTGCAAGTTTCTGGCTACCTCGATGAAGCTCGAAGAGCAAGCGAACTCGCGAGATTTTGTAGAAGCCGCTCCGATCAAAATCGAGCACTTTAGCGATCGTGTGGAACTGGTGCTTGGCGATGCGAGCCAGTTCGCGGGAAAATCGATCGATGTTCCGATGCTGGGAGTTCCAGTCGGTCGTATCTATGCGAAAGGACAAGATCCAGAAGCGAAAAGCGACTGGAAACTACAACCTGAGATCGATCGCTGGATCATCACACCTCCCGCAGGCGCGCTCCCCGCGACTGGTGAAGCACGCATCGTGATCGAAACAATCGATCGCACGCTGGTGGGTGATGTGCCCTCCGTTGCCATGCCTGATGCCGAGCGCATTGTCAATCTTCCAGCACATCGGGCCACAGTGGTGGGCAAAAAACTTCGTTACGAACCTCAGCCCCACAAGAACACGGTGGGTTACTGGACCGAGGTGGACGATCGTGCCAGCTGGAAACTCTTCCTCCCCGCTGGAACCTACGATGTCGAGGTGCACCAAGGTTGCGGAAAGGGCCATGGAGGAAGCGAAGTCGATATCGCAGTCGGCGATCAGATTGTTTCGATGGTGGTAGAAGATACCGGTCACTTTCAAAACTTTAAGCCGCGCGTGATCGGGCGCGTGACGATCGAAAAACCAATCACGACGTCGCTCGAAATTCGTCCGAAGAAAAAAGCAGCCGCCGCCGTGATGGACGTGCGATTGATCCGCTTGATCCCCGCAACCTAG
- a CDS encoding DUF1559 domain-containing protein, with amino-acid sequence MPSSLSTRTNIRRAFTLVELLVVIAIIGVLVALLLPAVQAARESSRRTKCANNLKQLSLSVHLFHDSFRKIPPNRYGDYDGYAKWNGPYEDSRSWSWIATILPYLEQRALYEKTDIPNRTLVASSTSIETALPMLHCPSDGGISSSGFVENTRYMRGIKVGLTNYKGVQGSNFCWGDWAHGSTDFDQCEPWWKGDGPLYPMDWQKPRGFEAIRDGMSSTFLVGEDVFHPTRATCSDPCYGLGFAWAHPVEASAVGAMPPNARRPDGTPYANNDWTGYNGFRSRHPQGVQFALCDGSVRYVSDTIALGIYRSACTIAGGEAVSLP; translated from the coding sequence ATGCCTTCCAGTCTATCGACGCGAACAAACATTCGCCGAGCGTTTACACTCGTCGAACTACTGGTTGTGATCGCGATTATCGGGGTCCTGGTCGCGCTACTTTTGCCAGCCGTTCAAGCGGCACGTGAGTCGTCGCGCCGCACCAAATGCGCCAACAACCTCAAGCAACTCTCGCTGTCGGTACATCTGTTTCACGATTCGTTTCGCAAGATTCCACCGAATCGATACGGCGACTACGACGGCTATGCAAAATGGAATGGTCCTTACGAAGACAGCCGCTCGTGGAGTTGGATCGCGACCATCTTGCCCTATCTCGAGCAGCGAGCACTTTACGAAAAAACCGACATCCCCAATCGCACGCTCGTGGCCAGTAGCACATCGATTGAAACGGCGCTTCCGATGCTGCATTGTCCTAGCGACGGCGGCATTTCGAGCAGCGGATTTGTGGAGAACACACGCTACATGCGCGGAATCAAAGTGGGTCTCACCAACTACAAAGGTGTACAAGGTTCGAACTTTTGCTGGGGAGACTGGGCGCACGGTTCCACCGACTTCGATCAGTGCGAACCGTGGTGGAAAGGGGATGGACCTCTCTACCCCATGGACTGGCAGAAACCTCGAGGATTCGAGGCGATTCGCGATGGTATGTCCAGCACGTTTCTGGTGGGGGAAGACGTGTTTCATCCCACGCGTGCCACTTGCAGCGACCCTTGTTATGGACTCGGCTTTGCGTGGGCTCATCCGGTCGAAGCGAGCGCCGTGGGTGCAATGCCACCCAACGCCCGACGCCCCGATGGAACTCCGTACGCAAATAACGACTGGACCGGTTACAACGGTTTCCGCAGCCGACATCCCCAAGGTGTCCAGTTCGCGCTCTGCGATGGATCAGTCCGCTACGTTAGCGACACCATTGCGCTCGGCATCTATCGTAGTGCGTGCACGATCGCTGGTGGAGAAGCGGTCTCGCTTCCCTAA